The following proteins are co-located in the Desulfoscipio sp. XC116 genome:
- a CDS encoding type I restriction-modification system subunit M, whose amino-acid sequence MGNNLQAITTKLWAMANELRGNMDAAEYKNYILAFMFYRYLSEHQEQYLVEYNVIDVAEGESINKDYLEQANGDDLNDYLEDVSSSLGYAIAPLDTWASLVQKIDNSMVIPSDYQTIFDNFNKNAELNKEAAKDFRGVFNDINLGDTRLGFSTNERAKSLNRIVKLVGGINYKGEDGQDILGAIYEYLIAQFAASAGKKGGEFYTPHEVSKILAKIVTDGVEESDNTFSVYDPTCGSGSLLLTVKGELSGGDKPGAIKFFGQEKNTTTYNLARMNLMMHGISFNNMTLSNADTLESDWPDGPDEKGIDRPRSFDAVVANPPYSAHWDNSETKLKDPRFSEYGKLAPKTKADYAFILHSLYHLNDTGTMAIVLPHGVLFRGAAEGVIRRTIIEKNYLDTVIGLPANLFYGVSIPTTILVFKKNHKTKDILFIDASNEFEKGKNQNKLTDKNINKIIATYRNRLDVDKYAHVASLEEIKENEFNLNISRYVDTFEEEQAIDLDEVNRLLEQDKREIAELEAKISEQLRILGINV is encoded by the coding sequence ATGGGTAATAATTTGCAAGCTATTACAACAAAACTGTGGGCAATGGCAAATGAACTTCGTGGAAACATGGACGCGGCAGAATACAAGAACTACATTCTAGCCTTTATGTTCTACCGTTATCTGTCCGAACATCAAGAACAATATTTAGTTGAATATAATGTAATTGATGTTGCAGAAGGTGAATCCATCAATAAGGACTATTTGGAACAAGCCAACGGTGACGATTTGAATGATTACTTAGAAGATGTTTCGTCAAGTTTAGGCTATGCCATTGCACCGCTTGATACCTGGGCATCTTTAGTTCAAAAAATTGATAACAGCATGGTGATTCCCAGTGATTATCAAACTATTTTTGATAACTTCAATAAGAACGCTGAATTAAACAAAGAAGCTGCGAAGGATTTTCGTGGCGTATTTAACGACATCAATCTTGGAGACACCCGTCTTGGTTTTTCGACAAATGAACGTGCGAAATCACTTAACCGTATTGTAAAGCTCGTCGGTGGAATTAATTACAAAGGTGAAGATGGCCAAGACATTCTTGGTGCAATTTATGAATATCTCATTGCTCAATTTGCGGCAAGTGCGGGTAAAAAAGGCGGGGAGTTCTACACACCGCATGAAGTTTCTAAAATTTTGGCTAAAATCGTCACGGATGGTGTAGAAGAATCGGATAATACTTTTTCGGTGTATGACCCGACTTGCGGATCCGGGTCATTACTGTTAACCGTTAAAGGAGAATTGTCGGGTGGCGATAAACCGGGAGCGATTAAATTCTTTGGTCAAGAAAAGAATACCACAACATACAACTTAGCTCGTATGAACCTGATGATGCATGGTATTTCATTTAACAACATGACTCTGTCCAATGCCGACACCCTTGAAAGCGATTGGCCTGATGGACCGGATGAAAAAGGAATTGACCGCCCGCGCTCTTTTGATGCCGTGGTTGCCAATCCTCCCTATTCTGCTCATTGGGACAATAGCGAAACGAAATTAAAAGATCCGCGTTTTAGTGAATATGGTAAACTTGCTCCTAAAACGAAGGCAGATTATGCCTTCATTTTGCACAGTTTGTATCACCTGAATGATACGGGAACAATGGCCATTGTATTACCCCACGGTGTTTTGTTCCGTGGTGCGGCAGAAGGTGTGATTCGTCGAACCATCATTGAGAAAAATTATCTCGATACAGTGATAGGGTTACCGGCTAACCTGTTTTACGGTGTATCCATTCCAACGACGATTTTAGTATTCAAGAAAAACCATAAAACGAAAGACATCCTGTTTATTGATGCAAGCAACGAATTTGAAAAAGGGAAGAATCAAAATAAACTTACTGATAAAAATATCAATAAGATTATTGCAACTTACCGAAATCGTTTGGATGTTGATAAATACGCTCATGTGGCGTCGCTTGAAGAAATCAAAGAAAACGAGTTCAACTTAAATATTTCGCGCTATGTGGATACATTTGAAGAAGAACAAGCCATTGATCTTGATGAGGTGAATAGGCTATTGGAGCAAGATAAACGTGAAATTGCTGAACTTGAAGCGAAGATCAGCGAACAGTTGAGAATCTTGGGTATTAATGTGTAG
- a CDS encoding restriction endonuclease subunit S, with amino-acid sequence MSENKENVPQIRFPGFSDAWEQRRLGEIATFINGRAYSQDELLAKGKYKVLRVGNFYTNDSWYYSDMELGEKHYANVGDLLYTWSASFGPHIWLGDKVIYHYHIWKVALSEQFDKQFAVQILDYDRAKLMSDHNGSTMIHITKKGMEEKTISLPSTAEQKRIGTFFCTLDNLITLHQRKLNNVKKLKAGLLQKMFPKNGEKFPEVRFPEFTHAWEQRKLGELAEFSKGSGYTKNDLTESGSPIVLYGRLYTKYETIINDVDTFVEMKDNSVISEGNEVVVPASGETAEDISRASVIGRSGFILGGDLNIIKPNQEIDPIFLALTISGGTQQKEMSKCAQGKSVVHLHNSDLKQVSLFYPKLEEQQRIGKFFVEIDRLITLHQRKLEHLQKQKKSLLQQMFL; translated from the coding sequence ATGAGCGAAAACAAAGAAAATGTGCCCCAAATAAGGTTCCCGGGGTTTAGTGATGCTTGGGAACAGCGGAGGTTGGGGGAGATAGCAACTTTTATCAACGGCAGAGCCTACTCGCAGGATGAACTATTAGCTAAAGGCAAGTACAAAGTCCTGCGTGTTGGCAATTTCTACACAAACGATAGTTGGTACTACTCGGATATGGAACTTGGCGAAAAACACTATGCTAATGTAGGTGACCTTCTCTATACATGGTCGGCCTCCTTTGGACCTCATATTTGGCTTGGTGACAAGGTTATTTACCATTATCACATCTGGAAAGTTGCGCTTTCAGAGCAATTCGACAAGCAGTTTGCAGTACAGATTCTTGACTATGACAGAGCGAAACTCATGTCCGATCATAACGGTTCTACAATGATTCATATCACAAAAAAGGGTATGGAAGAAAAGACGATTTCGCTACCATCAACAGCCGAACAGAAGAGGATCGGCACCTTCTTCTGCACCCTCGACAACCTTATCACCCTTCATCAACGTAAGTTAAATAATGTGAAGAAATTGAAGGCTGGTCTACTTCAAAAAATGTTCCCCAAAAATGGAGAAAAATTTCCGGAAGTACGTTTCCCGGAATTTACTCACGCTTGGGAACAGCGGAAGCTTGGGGAACTTGCGGAATTCTCGAAGGGAAGCGGTTATACAAAGAATGATTTAACTGAAAGTGGCTCACCAATCGTTTTATACGGTCGGCTTTATACTAAATACGAAACTATTATAAACGATGTTGATACATTTGTAGAAATGAAAGACAACTCTGTAATCAGTGAAGGAAATGAAGTTGTTGTCCCTGCATCTGGCGAAACAGCAGAAGATATCTCAAGAGCGTCAGTTATTGGTAGGTCTGGATTTATACTTGGGGGAGACTTGAATATCATCAAACCCAATCAAGAAATTGATCCTATATTTTTGGCTTTAACGATTTCAGGCGGCACACAACAAAAAGAAATGTCAAAATGTGCTCAAGGAAAATCTGTTGTTCATTTGCATAATTCTGATTTGAAACAAGTGAGCTTGTTCTATCCTAAATTGGAGGAACAACAGCGAATTGGGAAGTTCTTTGTTGAAATCGACCGCCTCATCACCCTTCATCAGCGTAAGCTGGAACACTTGCAAAAACAGAAGAAATCATTATTGCAACAAATGTTTTTATAG
- the rhuM gene encoding RhuM family protein: protein MNEIQFLMYDADGEVEVLVQDETIWATQKTIAQLFDVGVPAISKHLKNIFQSGELDEKVVVSILENTTQHGAMEGKTQTNSVKYYNLDAIISIGYRVNSKKATKFRIWATDVLKEYIQKGFKIDVERMKQGENVFGKDYFRELIETVRSIRASERRIWQQITDVFAEISYDYDKNSDITKKFYATVQNKFHYAITGKTAAEIVYDSADKDKKHMGLTSWKNSPDGRILQSDVIVAKNYLSEKEIRSLERNVSAYFDYVERLLEDEVLLGMQDFATSIDEFLKFNRYEILEGHGHISHRAAKDKAISEYKEFNKHQRIVSDFDKEIKKIQGERK, encoded by the coding sequence ATGAACGAAATACAATTTTTAATGTATGACGCCGATGGAGAAGTGGAAGTTCTTGTTCAAGATGAGACGATTTGGGCAACCCAAAAGACCATTGCACAACTTTTTGATGTTGGAGTTCCAGCGATTAGTAAGCACTTGAAGAATATCTTCCAGTCTGGAGAATTGGATGAAAAAGTGGTTGTTTCCATTTTGGAAAACACCACTCAACACGGCGCAATGGAAGGAAAAACACAGACGAACTCTGTTAAATACTACAATTTGGATGCGATTATCTCAATTGGCTACCGTGTGAATTCTAAAAAGGCGACGAAGTTCCGTATATGGGCAACGGATGTCTTAAAAGAATACATCCAAAAAGGCTTTAAGATTGACGTTGAACGTATGAAACAAGGTGAGAATGTTTTTGGCAAGGATTATTTCCGCGAGTTGATTGAAACCGTTCGTTCAATTCGAGCAAGTGAACGACGCATATGGCAGCAAATTACAGATGTCTTTGCGGAAATTTCATACGATTATGATAAGAACTCGGACATTACCAAGAAGTTTTATGCGACAGTACAAAATAAATTTCATTATGCGATTACAGGGAAAACTGCCGCTGAAATTGTTTATGACAGTGCGGATAAAGACAAAAAGCATATGGGGCTGACCTCTTGGAAGAACTCACCTGATGGACGTATTTTACAATCTGATGTAATCGTTGCCAAGAATTATTTATCAGAAAAAGAAATTCGTAGTTTGGAGCGTAACGTATCAGCATACTTCGATTATGTAGAGCGTTTGCTTGAAGATGAAGTCTTATTGGGGATGCAGGACTTTGCGACAAGTATTGATGAGTTCTTGAAATTCAACCGTTATGAAATCTTGGAAGGACATGGGCATATTTCGCATAGAGCAGCTAAGGACAAGGCGATTAGTGAATATAAAGAATTCAACAAGCACCAGAGAATAGTTTCCGATTTCGACAAAGAAATTAAGAAAATACAAGGTGAGCGGAAATGA
- a CDS encoding HsdR family type I site-specific deoxyribonuclease, with the protein MNENQFETELIQYITSGTITKPEHLEGIGDFIVKESKADYVVKTKLWKYEPHIKTTEQLWDNFKTILEQHNQNTLDHPLSAVEFNQVKKIISGIRTPYEAGQFLYGLNGVSQIEIDLDDGRHVFLTVFDQKQIGAGDTVYQVVNQIERPAVITGKQKCRFDTTLLINGLPIIQIEEKRDTRDVNEALNQMRRYANENQYRDIFSTLQILVAITPNNVKYMANTTPDKFNKDFAFNWQRKSDNTIVRNWKEFADSMLSIPMAHQMATNYMILDGTKNKQMLKVMRPYQVYATQNVIESLKRVDFELGMNKVGYIWHTTGSGKTITSFKTAWLASRMPKVDKVVFVVDRIALTKQTNENYQAYDPDATEDTVGSVQNTDNTTDLSRKLKSKDNNIIVTSVQKLDTLVKRKTFKAPDKNIVFIVDEAHRSTGGDSFKNIQKAFKKSAWVGYTGTPMFDETTTGLRTEDIFGSLLHAYTIREAIADRNVLGFKVDFKTTIDEKQMKENYLSAFYRERHPKWSEEQIQKKINNLSQEDMDDAIEPSFYDENPDHIKLVVEDIFKNWRNRSNEGKYNALFTTHVGGGKASTPMAMMYFHQFQRVNEENREKGGQTLKIAVTFSQNTSNNDSMLAANQGLHDAIKAYNAEFGTSFGMDDVAGYTQDVISRLNKSVTDGKYLDLVIVVDQLLTGFDAPELNTLYVDRTLKGAGLIQAYSRTNRIADMQEKPWGRVVNYRWPAQNEKLMNKALAIYANKDSAILSVDEQRESNQKDGIIAKPFEDVFDEVKEVVEKLSSLTTGFQQLPPSEKQKDYMLDLLREYNRGMAKLKQYAPDDVEGEKNGFNYDNPDELVERLGMTSEQETMLTTVLTNELKSHIVKQKKTPLYQIELRMTHVKDVKVDYDYLTELVEQLLNQVHEGKAREAKETQEKINQFANGLDDRNYATKIINAAVAIIKGHFPPVGSNFKYPARLNSSEQIIRQANDVSLDRMLLDFRVKWGITDIITSAGMRELFSRHRYGWQDLDDTGQIRDIIAQASSDYKTLAHDENVQSLSKIKYRNGLREAIYELADELAES; encoded by the coding sequence ATGAACGAGAATCAATTTGAAACAGAACTCATTCAATACATCACCAGTGGTACAATTACCAAACCAGAGCATCTGGAAGGCATCGGCGACTTTATTGTCAAAGAATCGAAGGCTGATTATGTGGTGAAAACGAAACTGTGGAAATATGAACCCCATATTAAAACTACAGAACAACTCTGGGATAACTTTAAGACGATTTTGGAACAACACAATCAAAACACCCTGGACCATCCGTTAAGTGCTGTGGAATTTAATCAAGTGAAGAAAATCATCTCGGGCATTCGGACACCTTACGAAGCGGGACAGTTCTTGTATGGCTTAAATGGTGTGTCGCAAATCGAGATTGATTTGGATGACGGACGTCATGTATTCCTTACGGTTTTTGATCAAAAACAGATAGGGGCCGGGGATACGGTTTATCAAGTTGTCAATCAAATTGAGCGGCCGGCGGTTATCACAGGAAAACAAAAATGCCGTTTTGACACGACTCTTTTGATTAATGGTTTGCCCATCATTCAAATTGAAGAAAAGCGTGACACCCGGGATGTCAATGAAGCTCTTAATCAGATGCGCCGATATGCCAATGAAAATCAGTATCGTGATATTTTCTCGACGTTGCAAATTTTGGTGGCTATTACGCCAAACAATGTGAAGTATATGGCCAATACGACGCCGGATAAATTTAACAAGGACTTCGCTTTTAACTGGCAACGCAAGAGTGATAATACCATCGTGCGCAACTGGAAAGAATTTGCGGATTCCATGCTTTCCATTCCCATGGCCCATCAAATGGCTACCAACTACATGATTTTGGACGGAACAAAGAATAAACAAATGCTGAAGGTTATGCGTCCTTATCAAGTGTATGCGACACAAAACGTTATTGAGAGCTTAAAACGTGTTGATTTTGAACTCGGTATGAATAAAGTTGGTTATATCTGGCACACAACCGGTTCCGGTAAAACCATTACCAGTTTTAAAACGGCATGGCTGGCCAGCCGCATGCCCAAAGTGGACAAGGTTGTTTTTGTGGTGGATAGAATTGCTTTAACCAAGCAAACCAATGAAAATTACCAAGCCTATGACCCTGATGCCACAGAAGACACAGTGGGCAGCGTTCAAAATACAGACAATACGACCGATTTGAGTCGTAAGCTTAAGAGCAAGGACAATAACATTATTGTGACTTCCGTTCAAAAACTGGATACGTTGGTGAAACGTAAAACCTTTAAAGCCCCGGATAAAAATATCGTGTTTATTGTGGATGAAGCACACCGCTCGACAGGTGGGGACTCCTTCAAGAATATCCAAAAAGCTTTTAAAAAATCCGCTTGGGTGGGTTATACCGGAACACCGATGTTTGACGAAACGACCACCGGGCTGCGCACAGAAGATATTTTTGGTTCATTATTACACGCCTATACCATTCGTGAAGCCATTGCTGACCGCAATGTTTTAGGCTTTAAAGTGGATTTTAAGACGACAATTGATGAAAAACAAATGAAAGAAAACTATCTTTCCGCCTTTTACCGGGAACGGCATCCCAAATGGAGCGAAGAACAAATTCAAAAGAAAATCAACAATCTCTCTCAAGAGGATATGGATGATGCCATTGAGCCAAGTTTCTACGATGAAAATCCGGATCACATCAAGCTGGTAGTGGAAGATATTTTCAAAAATTGGCGTAACCGTTCTAATGAGGGAAAGTATAATGCTTTGTTTACTACTCACGTGGGCGGTGGTAAAGCAAGTACGCCCATGGCAATGATGTATTTTCATCAGTTTCAGCGTGTCAACGAAGAAAATAGGGAGAAGGGTGGACAGACGTTAAAAATTGCCGTTACTTTCAGTCAAAATACGTCGAACAATGATAGCATGCTGGCCGCAAATCAAGGCTTGCACGATGCCATTAAAGCTTATAATGCTGAATTTGGCACATCTTTCGGGATGGATGATGTTGCGGGTTATACGCAAGACGTGATTTCACGTTTAAATAAATCGGTCACGGACGGAAAATACCTGGATTTGGTTATTGTAGTGGACCAATTATTAACCGGTTTTGACGCACCTGAACTGAACACCCTTTATGTGGATAGAACCTTGAAAGGCGCCGGGTTAATTCAAGCCTATTCAAGAACGAATCGTATTGCGGATATGCAAGAGAAACCATGGGGACGTGTGGTCAATTACCGCTGGCCTGCGCAAAACGAGAAGCTGATGAATAAAGCCCTTGCCATTTATGCAAATAAAGACTCGGCCATTTTGTCTGTTGATGAACAACGTGAGTCGAATCAAAAAGACGGCATCATTGCTAAACCATTCGAAGATGTGTTTGACGAAGTGAAAGAAGTTGTTGAGAAATTAAGCAGTTTAACCACTGGATTTCAACAGTTGCCCCCCTCTGAAAAGCAAAAGGATTATATGCTTGATTTGCTTCGTGAATATAACAGGGGCATGGCGAAATTAAAGCAATATGCTCCCGATGACGTTGAGGGTGAAAAAAATGGATTTAACTATGACAATCCCGATGAGTTGGTAGAACGGTTGGGGATGACTTCAGAGCAGGAAACCATGTTGACAACTGTCTTAACCAATGAACTTAAGTCTCATATTGTCAAACAGAAAAAAACCCCTCTTTATCAAATCGAACTGCGGATGACTCACGTGAAGGATGTTAAGGTGGATTATGATTATCTTACTGAACTGGTGGAGCAATTATTGAACCAGGTTCATGAAGGCAAAGCTCGGGAAGCCAAAGAAACTCAGGAGAAGATCAACCAATTTGCAAATGGGTTGGATGATCGTAATTATGCGACGAAGATTATCAATGCGGCTGTGGCCATCATCAAAGGTCACTTTCCACCGGTGGGTTCTAACTTTAAGTATCCTGCGCGACTAAATAGCAGTGAACAAATCATCCGGCAAGCGAACGATGTTAGCCTGGATAGAATGCTTCTTGACTTCCGGGTGAAGTGGGGAATCACGGATATTATCACCAGTGCCGGGATGCGGGAGTTGTTTAGTCGTCATCGCTACGGCTGGCAGGATTTGGATGATACCGGTCAAATTCGTGACATCATTGCTCAGGCAAGTTCTGATTATAAGACACTTGCGCATGATGAAAACGTACAGTCCTTGTCTAAAATTAAATATCGGAACGGCTTGCGTGAAGCAATTTACGAATTAGCGGATGAATTGGCGGAAAGTTAA
- a CDS encoding restriction endonuclease subunit S — translation MKKLENVVEFVSGSPQFRIKETFDDKAPFYTYYGQSDIEDDLLGMDSKRGNSKQVRTFDKVNTLCQGDVVFSLISGKSTLVGINHQGYLYTQNYVKLVTDEKVDSKYLVYLLNEDQFIKKQLQIGLQGSQVLKYTLKQVKELELPDLPSIEKQRLIGELYFNQLRLEALRNRAANSETAIVLERLREASKQ, via the coding sequence ATGAAAAAATTAGAGAACGTGGTTGAGTTCGTGAGTGGTTCGCCGCAATTTAGGATTAAAGAAACGTTTGATGATAAAGCGCCGTTTTACACCTATTATGGACAATCAGATATTGAAGATGATTTGCTTGGCATGGATTCTAAGCGCGGTAACAGCAAACAAGTGCGAACCTTTGATAAGGTGAATACCCTATGTCAAGGTGATGTGGTTTTTAGTTTGATATCAGGAAAATCTACTCTGGTTGGTATAAATCATCAGGGGTATCTGTACACGCAAAACTACGTTAAGCTGGTAACGGATGAAAAGGTTGATTCAAAATATCTTGTTTACTTGCTTAATGAAGATCAATTTATTAAGAAACAGTTGCAAATAGGATTGCAGGGCTCGCAAGTTCTAAAATATACGTTGAAACAAGTGAAAGAACTTGAGTTACCGGATTTGCCATCCATAGAAAAACAACGGCTTATCGGTGAACTTTATTTCAACCAATTGCGGCTGGAAGCATTAAGAAATAGAGCGGCAAATTCAGAAACGGCCATCGTATTAGAAAGGCTTAGGGAGGCGAGCAAGCAATGA
- a CDS encoding FmdE family protein gives MKKTKIILAVMLLLLTIPGTVWAGEINGDIKNYISSEKITTQHLLGGKAAALAMEKLHFAKGDANVLAMTNAGCAIISGQTTEKSIDGLAAVSGCTIGNSNLLLVQRAKNMPLWFAFYHKGTGEMLYLEANNSAAVMNAAELKSLANEKVFKTIAFENIGMDKLLASDGAWEAKAKNKVFGGNEFSLTGIAHIWAHPNCTYDFLRAAQFHNHICPGVNSGYLIIKYLDKHLPLNAGQSYRIIACPSWCKDDAYQTILDTTVGKKGIYAMALTSEQLSSLPESARNVAGLYIRWNEQSGTGEGLVLGFDFNKANELAGTTNMTGTFAKIKTALSMMDYVNQPETMVSTLKQFKINSPAELEALFAAGVNPLESVGLAK, from the coding sequence ATGAAAAAAACAAAGATTATTTTGGCGGTAATGTTGTTATTGTTGACCATCCCGGGAACGGTTTGGGCCGGGGAAATCAATGGCGATATTAAAAACTATATAAGCAGTGAAAAAATCACCACGCAGCACCTGCTGGGCGGCAAAGCCGCGGCGCTGGCCATGGAAAAACTGCACTTTGCCAAGGGCGACGCCAATGTACTGGCCATGACCAACGCGGGCTGCGCCATAATAAGCGGGCAAACAACAGAAAAAAGCATCGACGGCCTGGCGGCCGTAAGCGGCTGTACGATCGGCAACAGCAACCTGCTGCTGGTGCAGCGGGCCAAAAACATGCCGTTGTGGTTTGCCTTCTACCATAAAGGAACCGGAGAGATGCTTTACCTGGAAGCAAACAACTCGGCGGCGGTCATGAATGCCGCGGAATTAAAATCTCTGGCGAATGAAAAAGTATTCAAAACAATAGCGTTTGAAAATATCGGCATGGACAAATTGCTGGCCAGCGACGGGGCCTGGGAAGCCAAAGCTAAAAACAAAGTCTTCGGCGGCAATGAATTCAGCCTAACCGGCATCGCCCATATCTGGGCCCATCCCAACTGCACGTACGATTTTCTGCGGGCGGCTCAATTCCATAACCACATTTGCCCCGGCGTAAACAGCGGTTATCTGATCATCAAGTACCTGGACAAACACTTGCCCCTAAATGCCGGCCAATCTTACAGGATCATCGCCTGCCCCTCCTGGTGCAAAGACGATGCTTATCAGACGATCCTGGATACCACAGTGGGTAAAAAGGGCATATATGCCATGGCACTAACCAGTGAGCAACTCAGTTCTCTGCCGGAAAGCGCCCGCAATGTGGCCGGATTGTATATCCGCTGGAATGAGCAATCCGGTACCGGTGAAGGTTTAGTGCTGGGATTTGATTTCAACAAGGCTAATGAACTGGCGGGGACAACTAATATGACCGGCACCTTTGCCAAGATAAAAACCGCCCTGTCCATGATGGATTACGTCAACCAACCGGAAACAATGGTTTCAACCCTCAAACAGTTCAAAATCAACAGCCCTGCTGAGCTGGAAGCGCTGTTCGCGGCGGGCGTAAACCCGCTGGAGTCTGTGGGACTGGCAAAATAA
- the nikB gene encoding nickel ABC transporter permease: MLKYIVKRLAMLIIVTMGVTLITFSMMHWAPGDPAELMAISRYGLESVNEQNIARIRVEEGLDAPIFVQYWHWLEHTWRGDLGRSIVTGDLVLDEIRLKIPATFELALAALIISLIIALPAGIISAVKQYSPVDYLTMTGALLGVSIPNFWLGLLLILLFSVTLGWLPVFGYGTFKHMVLPAVTLGAGMAAITTRLIRSSMLGVLRQDYIITARSKGLSEGSIIHNHALKNSLIPVITVIGLQIGHLLEGAVIVEVIFAWPGIGKLLVDSIFARDFFMIQGCVLLFAVIFVIVNLLVDISYIYLDPRIRHKKEY, translated from the coding sequence ATGCTTAAATATATTGTAAAACGGTTGGCCATGTTGATTATTGTCACCATGGGGGTAACTTTAATTACCTTTAGCATGATGCACTGGGCACCGGGTGACCCGGCCGAGCTCATGGCCATATCCAGGTATGGCTTGGAAAGTGTCAACGAGCAAAATATCGCCCGAATCCGTGTGGAAGAAGGGCTTGACGCCCCGATTTTCGTGCAGTACTGGCACTGGTTGGAACATACTTGGCGCGGGGACTTGGGACGTTCCATTGTTACCGGGGATTTGGTGCTGGATGAAATCCGATTAAAAATACCCGCTACTTTTGAACTGGCCTTGGCGGCTTTAATTATATCATTAATCATCGCTTTGCCGGCGGGCATCATTTCTGCGGTTAAACAATATTCCCCGGTGGATTATTTGACCATGACGGGTGCGTTGCTGGGGGTTAGTATACCCAACTTTTGGCTGGGATTGCTTTTAATCCTTTTATTTTCCGTAACCCTGGGCTGGCTGCCCGTTTTTGGTTACGGCACCTTCAAACACATGGTTCTGCCTGCCGTAACGTTGGGTGCGGGTATGGCGGCCATCACCACCAGGTTAATCCGCTCCAGTATGTTGGGTGTTTTAAGGCAGGACTATATTATTACCGCCCGATCCAAAGGTTTGTCCGAAGGCAGTATCATCCATAACCATGCCCTGAAAAACAGCTTGATACCGGTGATTACGGTCATTGGTTTGCAAATTGGACATTTGTTGGAAGGGGCGGTAATTGTAGAAGTAATCTTTGCCTGGCCTGGCATCGGCAAATTGCTGGTGGATTCCATTTTTGCCCGGGATTTTTTCATGATCCAGGGCTGTGTTTTATTGTTTGCCGTGATATTTGTTATCGTCAACTTGCTGGTGGATATTTCCTACATCTACCTGGATCCCCGGATAAGGCACAAAAAGGAGTACTGA
- the nikC gene encoding nickel transporter permease, which produces MSTLTKPMGRVWKNGVALAGLKKNKLAVLGVAIIALLVLVAVFAPVLAPHHPHEQNLEQALLAPSWEYPLGTDDFGRCLLSRIIYGTGISLAIGLIVTAISVITGVVLGLLAGFYGGLVDEAIMRLVDIFLAFPGLILAIVVAGLLGPGMFNVLLALALVGWMGYTRVVRGAVLAEKEKPFVETAVSLGAGDLYIMTKHLLPNVISPVLVMATLGTGQAILAAASLSFLGLGVQPPTPVWGSMLNDGKQYLQTAPGLTIFPGLAIMITVLSFNFLGDGLRDLLDPRLKNKNVA; this is translated from the coding sequence TTGTCTACTTTAACCAAGCCCATGGGCAGGGTATGGAAAAACGGCGTTGCTTTAGCCGGCTTAAAAAAGAATAAATTAGCCGTTTTGGGTGTTGCGATTATAGCTTTGCTAGTGCTGGTGGCGGTATTTGCGCCGGTTTTGGCGCCGCACCATCCCCATGAGCAAAATTTAGAGCAGGCGCTTTTAGCACCTAGCTGGGAATATCCGTTGGGTACCGATGATTTTGGCCGTTGTCTGCTTAGCCGAATCATTTATGGCACCGGAATATCCCTGGCCATTGGCTTGATTGTCACCGCCATATCCGTCATCACCGGTGTTGTTTTGGGTTTATTGGCGGGTTTTTACGGTGGGTTGGTGGATGAAGCAATTATGCGGCTGGTGGATATTTTTTTAGCTTTCCCGGGTTTGATTCTAGCCATTGTGGTTGCCGGGTTGCTGGGACCGGGCATGTTCAATGTGCTGCTGGCCTTGGCACTGGTGGGTTGGATGGGCTATACCCGGGTGGTGCGGGGGGCGGTGCTGGCGGAAAAAGAAAAACCCTTCGTGGAAACGGCGGTTTCCTTGGGTGCCGGTGATTTATATATTATGACCAAACACCTTTTACCCAATGTTATTTCCCCGGTACTGGTTATGGCCACTTTGGGCACAGGTCAGGCTATATTGGCCGCGGCAAGTTTGAGCTTTTTGGGATTGGGTGTGCAGCCCCCGACCCCGGTTTGGGGTTCCATGCTCAATGACGGTAAACAATATTTACAAACCGCACCGGGTTTAACTATTTTTCCCGGTCTGGCCATCATGATCACGGTATTGTCGTTTAACTTTTTAGGCGATGGATTGCGGGATCTGTTAGACCCTAGATTAAAGAATAAAAACGTGGCATAG